The following proteins come from a genomic window of Nitrospira sp.:
- a CDS encoding ISAzo13 family transposase, which yields MNRLTELKRKFRTAWPHLDERTRRIMAATEAVSLGYGGIAAVRRACGLSRKAISKGIRELHGRGTPLVGRIRRPGAGRKSITQSDPRLVQTLEGLIDEQTRGDPESALRWICKSTRTIAEELGRQHHPVSHMKVAQILHDLDYSLQRNRKTEEGADHPDRDAQFRHINVAVKRCLRQGIPVISVDTKKKELIGNYHNAGQQWRAAKQPTPVHGHDFPSPQVPRAYPYGIYDIGRNAGFVNVGTDHDTGAFAVASIRGWWRTEGRRLYPDAKKILITADGGGSNGWRLRLWKLELQKFAAQTALDIAVSHFPPGTSKWNKIEHRLFSFISSNWRGEPLRDYETIVNLIAGTTTAKGLTVICRLDRRKYPTGREVSDEEMQRVTLEPNKFHGEWNYHIKPNVKTS from the coding sequence ATGAACAGGCTGACCGAATTGAAGCGGAAGTTTCGTACCGCATGGCCGCATTTGGACGAACGTACGCGGCGCATCATGGCTGCCACTGAAGCGGTAAGTTTGGGCTATGGAGGGATAGCTGCGGTGCGGCGCGCGTGTGGTTTGTCGCGCAAGGCGATTAGCAAAGGGATTCGCGAACTCCACGGACGGGGCACGCCGTTGGTCGGCCGTATCCGTCGACCGGGCGCGGGGCGCAAATCCATCACCCAATCCGATCCCCGCTTGGTGCAGACGCTCGAAGGGTTGATTGATGAGCAAACGCGCGGAGACCCTGAGTCTGCGCTGCGATGGATTTGCAAAAGTACGCGGACCATTGCCGAAGAACTGGGTCGACAGCACCATCCCGTCAGCCACATGAAGGTCGCGCAGATTCTTCACGACCTGGACTATAGCCTGCAGCGCAATCGCAAAACTGAGGAGGGTGCGGATCACCCGGATCGCGATGCGCAGTTTCGGCACATCAACGTCGCGGTCAAACGATGCCTAAGGCAAGGCATCCCGGTCATTTCGGTCGATACGAAAAAGAAGGAGCTCATTGGGAATTACCACAATGCCGGCCAGCAATGGCGTGCGGCCAAGCAGCCCACGCCGGTTCACGGTCACGATTTTCCCAGTCCGCAGGTGCCTCGCGCCTATCCCTATGGCATTTATGACATTGGACGCAACGCCGGGTTTGTCAACGTGGGGACCGACCATGACACCGGTGCCTTTGCGGTGGCCTCCATTCGGGGCTGGTGGCGCACGGAGGGCCGACGCCTGTATCCGGATGCAAAAAAGATCCTGATTACTGCCGACGGCGGTGGTAGCAACGGGTGGCGATTGCGGCTGTGGAAGTTGGAATTGCAAAAATTCGCCGCTCAGACCGCGCTGGACATTGCGGTGTCTCACTTTCCTCCCGGTACGAGTAAATGGAACAAGATCGAGCACCGGCTGTTTTCCTTTATCTCGTCAAATTGGCGCGGGGAGCCCTTGCGGGATTACGAAACCATCGTCAATCTTATCGCCGGGACCACCACGGCGAAGGGATTGACAGTCATCTGTCGGCTGGATCGGCGCAAATACCCAACCGGGCGCGAAGTCAGCGATGAAGAGATGCAGCGCGTGACCCTGGAACCCAACAAGTTTCATGGTGAGTGGAACTACCACATCAAGCCAAACGTGAAGACAAGTTGA
- a CDS encoding ABC transporter ATP-binding protein, with product MSPFRRFLPFVRPYLPRMIVAGLLVMGVAAINLALLRLAGTLWDIITVQHDRDRMTELIGLFIGLVLLQGLCSMGHSYLTTWISQRVVADFRTHLFAHLQNLAVSFFAKRRTGELLSRLMNDVTVIQSIVTETPIDTAKQLVTFIGGIGFLLAMNWRLCLLILLLLPLLVLVAKFFGRKLKSLSTSIQDQTAALSILLEEVISGIRIVKSFVQTKREEGRFLTQVQLGLSLSLKRAGIMALFVPVISLLTFSAAAAVLWYGGTQVIEGTVTPGDLFAFVLFAGILIGPFSSAARVFAQIKEAQGATQRVFEILDAEADIRDVPNAHVLSAVKGHVRAEQVSFSYDPRTPVLSHLSFEAQPGELVAFVGPTGAGKTTVINLLHRFYDPIEGRITVDGHDLKEVTVDSWYRQVALVPQETILFGGTILDNIRYGNPEASEAAVQEASKAAHAHEFISAFPDKYLTVVGEKGINLSGGQRQRIAIARAILKNPRVLLLDEATSSLDTESERLVQEALERLMEGRTTFVVAHRLSTIQRADRILVLDKGRVVEEGTHAQLLERKGLYHYLYTIRFAEQTS from the coding sequence ATGTCGCCCTTTAGACGATTTCTTCCATTTGTACGCCCGTACCTGCCGCGCATGATCGTGGCGGGACTCCTTGTGATGGGAGTGGCCGCCATCAACCTCGCCTTGCTGCGCCTGGCCGGCACACTCTGGGACATCATTACCGTCCAGCACGATCGCGATCGCATGACGGAATTGATCGGGCTGTTCATCGGCCTGGTCCTTCTGCAAGGCCTCTGTTCGATGGGGCACAGCTACCTGACCACCTGGATCTCCCAGCGAGTCGTCGCCGACTTCCGCACCCATCTCTTTGCGCATCTCCAAAACCTCGCGGTCAGCTTCTTCGCGAAGAGGCGAACGGGGGAATTGCTCTCCCGCCTGATGAACGATGTCACCGTCATTCAGTCCATCGTCACCGAGACACCGATCGACACCGCCAAGCAGCTGGTCACCTTCATCGGCGGCATCGGATTCTTGCTGGCGATGAATTGGCGGCTGTGCCTCCTCATCCTGCTCCTGCTTCCGCTCTTGGTGCTCGTCGCCAAATTTTTTGGCCGCAAGCTGAAATCCCTTTCGACCTCGATCCAGGATCAAACCGCCGCGCTCAGCATTCTCTTGGAAGAGGTCATTTCGGGTATCCGCATCGTGAAGTCCTTCGTGCAAACCAAGCGGGAAGAAGGCCGTTTCTTGACCCAGGTCCAGCTTGGCTTGTCTCTCTCACTCAAACGAGCCGGCATCATGGCCCTCTTCGTTCCCGTCATCAGCCTGCTGACGTTTTCAGCTGCCGCGGCTGTGCTGTGGTATGGCGGCACCCAAGTAATCGAAGGCACCGTGACACCGGGCGATCTCTTCGCCTTCGTCCTGTTCGCAGGCATCCTGATCGGACCCTTCAGTTCGGCGGCTCGAGTGTTTGCGCAAATCAAGGAGGCCCAGGGCGCCACCCAGCGTGTATTTGAAATCCTCGACGCCGAAGCAGACATCCGAGATGTGCCGAATGCGCACGTCCTCTCCGCAGTGAAAGGCCATGTGCGCGCCGAGCAGGTCAGCTTCAGTTATGACCCGCGAACCCCGGTGTTGTCGCATCTGTCATTCGAAGCGCAACCGGGCGAGCTCGTCGCCTTTGTCGGGCCGACGGGAGCCGGTAAAACCACCGTCATCAATCTCCTCCATCGTTTCTACGACCCTATCGAAGGCCGCATCACCGTGGACGGGCACGACCTGAAGGAGGTCACGGTGGATAGTTGGTACCGGCAGGTCGCGCTCGTCCCGCAAGAAACCATCCTCTTCGGCGGGACCATTCTCGACAACATTCGTTATGGGAACCCCGAGGCGAGCGAGGCGGCGGTGCAGGAGGCGAGCAAGGCTGCGCACGCGCACGAATTTATTTCGGCCTTTCCGGACAAATACCTGACCGTGGTGGGCGAGAAGGGAATCAACCTGTCAGGCGGCCAACGGCAGCGCATTGCCATCGCCCGGGCGATTCTCAAAAACCCGCGCGTCCTGCTGCTCGATGAAGCCACCTCCTCGCTCGACACCGAGTCGGAACGGCTGGTCCAAGAAGCGCTGGAACGACTGATGGAGGGACGGACGACGTTTGTCGTCGCGCATCGACTCTCCACGATTCAGCGTGCGGACCGTATCCTTGTCCTGGATAAGGGACGAGTCGTGGAAGAAGGCACCCACGCACAACTCCTTGAGCGCAAAGGGCTCTATCACTACCTCTATACCATCAGATTCGCCGAACAGACATCCTAG
- the nadB gene encoding L-aspartate oxidase, which translates to MKQSAAQSRERSALPKADFLVIGSGVAGLRAALELSREGRVIMLTKGHPLQSNSIYAQGGVAVALSEEDDVAIHRTDTLKAGHGLCRPEAVRVLVEEGPARIQELIRWGAKFDKTDGKFAFAREAAHSRSRILRARGDATGNEMVRALMAQVARQKRIQRLDYHFTVDLVVEEGRCCGAVVLDESSSKQFIIPAKAVVLSTGGAGQIYARTTNPPNATGDGMAMAFRAGAMLQDMEFVQFHPTSLYLPSSPPFLLSEAMRGEGGQLRNNKGELFMQRYHPLGALAPRDIVSRAIWAEMAATRARHVYLDVTHLGADFIKRRFPTIYATCLRSDIDITEEWIPVSPSAHYMMGGVWTDVNGATTLPGLFAAGEVACSGVHGANRLASNSLLEGLVFGMRAGVTAIAFAQGHEFPELSSHAEIPQPAGEATLEDVEKLRSSLRRTMWGQVGVIRSRESLIRATGQLSRWTQLVARFSTTRAELEVKNMVQVAHCVAEAALWRENSVGAHFRSDCPESKRPGWKQHSQLRIASDPTEPRPAKKRGVVVALQIRQQRSRARSSRRP; encoded by the coding sequence ATGAAACAGTCAGCAGCTCAGTCGCGGGAAAGATCCGCTCTCCCTAAAGCCGACTTTCTGGTCATCGGGAGCGGCGTGGCCGGGTTGCGCGCGGCTCTGGAGTTGAGCCGGGAAGGTCGTGTCATCATGCTGACAAAGGGGCATCCGCTGCAGAGTAATTCGATCTATGCGCAAGGGGGCGTGGCGGTGGCGCTTAGTGAAGAGGACGATGTCGCGATTCACCGGACCGATACGTTGAAGGCCGGCCACGGGCTGTGTCGCCCCGAGGCGGTTCGGGTGCTGGTGGAGGAAGGGCCGGCGCGGATTCAGGAATTGATCCGGTGGGGCGCCAAATTCGACAAGACGGATGGAAAGTTTGCCTTTGCTCGAGAAGCGGCGCATAGCCGAAGCCGCATTTTGCGCGCACGCGGAGATGCCACGGGCAACGAAATGGTGCGAGCCCTGATGGCGCAGGTCGCGCGTCAGAAGCGCATCCAACGGCTCGACTATCACTTTACAGTTGATCTGGTGGTGGAGGAGGGGCGTTGTTGCGGGGCGGTCGTGCTCGATGAATCATCGTCGAAGCAATTCATTATTCCCGCGAAAGCCGTCGTGTTATCCACGGGCGGCGCCGGACAGATTTACGCCCGAACGACGAACCCTCCCAATGCCACCGGCGATGGCATGGCGATGGCGTTTCGGGCAGGAGCCATGCTGCAGGATATGGAATTCGTCCAGTTTCATCCGACCTCGCTCTATCTCCCTTCCAGTCCGCCGTTCCTCCTGTCCGAAGCCATGCGCGGAGAAGGCGGGCAGCTGCGTAATAATAAGGGCGAGTTGTTTATGCAGCGATACCACCCGCTCGGGGCCCTTGCTCCACGGGATATCGTATCGCGGGCGATCTGGGCCGAGATGGCGGCGACGCGCGCCCGGCATGTGTATCTCGACGTCACGCATCTGGGAGCCGATTTCATCAAGCGTCGATTCCCGACGATCTATGCGACCTGTCTGCGGTCAGATATCGATATCACTGAAGAGTGGATTCCTGTTTCGCCCAGCGCCCACTACATGATGGGCGGAGTGTGGACCGACGTGAATGGGGCCACCACGCTGCCGGGATTGTTTGCGGCCGGCGAGGTGGCCTGTAGCGGCGTGCACGGGGCCAATCGCCTGGCGAGCAATTCGCTGTTGGAGGGACTGGTCTTTGGGATGCGGGCTGGTGTCACGGCAATTGCGTTTGCTCAGGGGCACGAATTCCCCGAGCTGTCTTCGCACGCAGAGATACCTCAGCCCGCAGGAGAGGCGACGCTCGAAGATGTAGAGAAGCTCAGGAGCTCGCTCCGCCGGACGATGTGGGGACAGGTCGGGGTGATCCGGTCGCGTGAGTCGCTCATTCGCGCCACGGGTCAATTGTCCCGCTGGACACAGCTCGTTGCCAGGTTCTCTACGACGAGGGCTGAGCTGGAAGTGAAGAACATGGTGCAGGTCGCGCATTGTGTCGCGGAAGCCGCATTATGGCGTGAGAACAGCGTCGGGGCGCATTTTCGCTCAGATTGCCCCGAGTCGAAACGGCCAGGCTGGAAGCAGCACAGTCAGTTGCGGATCGCCAGTGATCCTACTGAGCCGAGGCCGGCAAAGAAGCGGGGAGTGGTTGTGGCGCTGCAGATTCGGCAGCAGCGATCACGTGCCCGGTCATCGCGCCGTCCTTAA
- a CDS encoding lytic transglycosylase domain-containing protein, with amino-acid sequence MKTSQLLLGTALVGSHWILSGLPAAQAEIYQYIDANGTISLTNVPTDLRYRRITSQPNRLHPVLSERELEPMISRYSRQHQLHPALIRAVIKAESGFDPMAVSRAGAIGLMQLMPQTAVRLEVRDLYDPDDNIGGGTKYLRQLLDRFRGNLPLALAAYNSGEHTVDRYRGLPPIDETRQYVRKVIRYYRTFLIKDGAMTGHVIAAAESAAPQPLPASLPASAQ; translated from the coding sequence TTGAAAACCTCTCAACTACTTCTCGGAACGGCCCTCGTGGGATCCCACTGGATTCTTTCAGGGCTTCCTGCAGCACAGGCTGAGATCTACCAATACATCGATGCCAACGGGACCATCTCGCTGACCAATGTGCCGACCGACCTACGCTACCGGCGAATCACCTCGCAGCCAAACAGACTCCATCCCGTTCTGTCAGAGCGGGAGCTCGAACCGATGATCAGCCGGTATTCCCGACAGCACCAATTACACCCCGCCCTCATCCGGGCGGTCATTAAAGCGGAATCAGGGTTCGACCCCATGGCGGTGTCACGAGCCGGCGCCATTGGCCTGATGCAACTGATGCCACAAACAGCCGTTCGCCTCGAAGTGCGGGACCTCTATGATCCTGACGATAATATCGGGGGGGGGACAAAGTATCTCCGCCAATTACTCGACCGGTTTAGGGGAAATCTCCCGCTCGCGCTGGCCGCGTACAATTCCGGAGAACATACGGTGGATCGCTATCGCGGGCTCCCACCGATCGACGAAACCCGCCAATACGTCCGGAAAGTCATTCGCTATTATCGGACGTTTCTGATTAAGGACGGCGCGATGACCGGGCACGTGATCGCTGCTGCCGAATCTGCAGCGCCACAACCACTCCCCGCTTCTTTGCCGGCCTCGGCTCAGTAG
- a CDS encoding aminotransferase class IV: MWIFLNDRFVPEQDATISVFDHGFLYGDGVYETIRSYGSRIFMRDHHLSRLQRSADAIGLTIPIPLSEWPHLLREAMDRNQLGTEQADAYLRITVSRGAGEIGLDPALCPTPTVVIMAKPLHPPAAELYRRGVSLIVARTRRNLPSALSPQIKATNFLNNILAKREAIAARVFDALFLNWEGHLTECTVSNLFFATQGQLYTPSVDCGLLDGITRSILLQMAEELKIPACEGRFTPEELLHADECFLTNTSMEVMPVVSINQQPIGQGIPGPLTRQLHRHFIDNRSRYLEPLD; encoded by the coding sequence ATGTGGATATTTCTCAACGATCGATTCGTCCCGGAACAGGATGCGACAATCTCCGTCTTCGATCATGGCTTTCTCTATGGGGACGGCGTCTATGAAACGATCCGCTCTTACGGGAGCCGGATTTTCATGCGAGATCACCATCTGTCGCGCTTACAGCGTTCGGCCGACGCCATCGGCCTGACAATCCCCATCCCGTTGAGCGAGTGGCCGCACCTCTTGCGCGAAGCGATGGACCGCAATCAACTGGGAACTGAGCAGGCCGACGCCTATCTCAGAATTACCGTGTCCCGCGGCGCGGGAGAGATCGGCCTCGATCCGGCCCTCTGCCCGACGCCCACCGTCGTCATCATGGCGAAACCGCTCCATCCGCCCGCTGCCGAGCTGTACCGGCGCGGCGTGTCACTCATTGTTGCCCGCACGAGACGCAACCTGCCAAGCGCGCTCTCCCCGCAGATCAAGGCCACCAACTTCCTGAACAACATTCTGGCGAAACGCGAGGCGATTGCCGCGCGGGTCTTCGACGCGCTCTTTCTGAATTGGGAAGGCCATCTCACCGAATGCACCGTGAGTAATCTATTCTTTGCAACGCAAGGCCAGCTGTACACTCCATCCGTCGACTGCGGTCTTTTGGATGGCATTACGAGATCGATTCTGTTGCAGATGGCGGAAGAGCTGAAGATTCCCGCGTGCGAAGGGCGATTCACTCCGGAAGAGCTGCTGCATGCCGACGAATGTTTCCTGACGAATACCAGCATGGAAGTCATGCCGGTCGTATCCATCAACCAGCAACCCATTGGGCAGGGCATCCCAGGGCCCTTGACCCGTCAATTGCACCGTCATTTTATCGACAATCGAAGTCGCTATTTAGAACCGCTCGACTAA
- a CDS encoding anthranilate synthase component I family protein, with amino-acid sequence MATTRPSPTAFLHGAPQPLSLSRRGLTPSPFELYARVASSQQASFLFESGKGPSTSGRYSFFATNPYQVFSGTRHDWTNRSADGHIQTGQNPFGTLTRLMQQSVISRPPGTPPFFGGAVGYLSYDLVRQFESLPNHADDDRHFPDLEFAFYDLVAAFDHTSGEWHFMFCPPLERFLGETREQLYREGCDRLAALEAHVSTPQPHLQPADSLAPVSFHPQQSRDSYMDRVRRCQEYIAAGDLYQANLSHRFSVTSDSFTKQAGLATELQTYARLRRMNPSPFSGLLRTGDTSMISTSPERLVRLEGRSADTRPIAGTRRRGIDDSDDRRLQKELLGNEKERAEHLMLVDLERNDLGRVCEFGSVHVDEFMSIEQYSHVSHLVSHISGQLRAEVTGFDLLRAVFPGGTITGVPKIRCMEIIDELEPVRRGPYTGSMGYLSWSGDLDFNIIIRTLVLLEGQGSLQVGAGIVADSDPAKEYEETMHKAQAFLSALS; translated from the coding sequence ATGGCAACGACACGACCATCCCCCACAGCCTTTCTGCACGGAGCCCCGCAACCCTTGAGCCTAAGCCGGCGAGGCTTGACCCCCAGCCCGTTCGAGCTGTATGCCCGCGTTGCCTCAAGCCAACAGGCCTCGTTTCTCTTTGAAAGCGGCAAAGGTCCGTCAACCAGCGGACGCTACTCCTTCTTCGCAACCAATCCCTACCAAGTCTTTTCGGGCACGCGACACGACTGGACTAACCGCTCAGCCGATGGGCACATACAAACCGGCCAGAACCCGTTCGGAACTCTTACGCGCCTGATGCAACAATCAGTCATCTCCCGCCCCCCTGGAACTCCGCCGTTTTTCGGCGGAGCCGTGGGTTATTTGAGTTACGATCTGGTGCGGCAATTCGAGTCATTGCCGAACCATGCCGACGACGATCGGCATTTTCCAGATTTGGAGTTCGCCTTTTATGATCTTGTCGCGGCGTTTGATCATACCTCGGGCGAATGGCATTTCATGTTCTGCCCCCCGCTCGAACGATTCCTCGGAGAGACCCGAGAGCAGCTCTACCGGGAGGGTTGCGATAGACTCGCCGCGTTGGAAGCGCACGTATCCACGCCTCAGCCCCACCTTCAGCCGGCGGATTCCTTAGCGCCTGTCAGCTTTCACCCACAGCAATCCCGGGACTCCTATATGGACCGGGTCCGGCGCTGCCAGGAATATATCGCCGCCGGTGATTTGTATCAGGCCAATCTCTCCCATCGCTTTTCGGTCACAAGCGACAGTTTCACGAAGCAGGCAGGACTCGCGACAGAGCTCCAAACCTATGCACGCTTGCGCCGCATGAACCCGTCCCCGTTCTCCGGCCTGTTGCGCACCGGGGACACCAGCATGATCAGCACATCACCGGAACGGTTAGTTCGGCTGGAGGGCCGTTCAGCCGATACTCGACCAATCGCCGGCACCCGGCGGCGAGGCATAGACGACTCCGACGATCGTCGCCTGCAGAAAGAACTCCTGGGCAACGAGAAGGAGCGCGCCGAACATTTGATGCTCGTCGATCTGGAACGAAACGACCTGGGGCGCGTGTGTGAGTTCGGCTCCGTCCACGTCGACGAATTCATGTCCATCGAGCAATATTCCCATGTCAGCCATCTGGTGTCGCATATCTCTGGGCAACTGCGGGCCGAGGTAACAGGCTTCGATCTATTGAGAGCCGTCTTCCCGGGCGGCACCATTACCGGCGTGCCCAAGATTCGCTGCATGGAAATCATCGACGAGCTGGAACCGGTGCGGAGAGGCCCCTATACCGGGTCGATGGGCTATCTAAGCTGGAGCGGGGATCTCGACTTCAACATTATCATTCGCACATTGGTACTCCTTGAAGGACAGGGCTCCCTCCAAGTCGGAGCCGGGATTGTGGCGGACTCGGATCCCGCCAAAGAATATGAGGAGACGATGCACAAGGCACAGGCTTTTCTGAGTGCCTTGTCGTAG
- a CDS encoding AtpZ/AtpI family protein: MPPSQDPFYAGLGQAVRIGTDLLASLIVGGGLGWVLDTYLLDSTPWGMVVGLVLGVIAGIRNAYRSAMRWPGSPPDTESKG, from the coding sequence ATGCCCCCTTCTCAAGATCCGTTTTATGCGGGGCTCGGCCAGGCGGTTCGGATTGGAACCGACCTGCTAGCTTCGTTGATCGTCGGAGGCGGGTTGGGCTGGGTGTTGGATACCTACCTCCTTGATTCCACTCCCTGGGGGATGGTGGTGGGGTTGGTGCTCGGAGTGATCGCCGGGATACGGAACGCATACCGGTCGGCCATGCGGTGGCCAGGTTCACCGCCTGACACAGAAAGTAAAGGGTAG
- a CDS encoding F0F1 ATP synthase subunit A has protein sequence MEESPLHPFELHNYIPLSVGGIDISINKAVIIMWVVVALVAFLMLKAGAARQLVPGKLQSLAEMLVDFIRGIILDTMGKDGMRFFPLIATLFLFILFCNLIGMIPGSYTVTSQIVVTAVFACVVYGLSLVMGFLLHGAKFLGILVPPGTPGWLLPLMIPIELISQLARPISLAVRLFANMTAGHVILGVLFGLAISGGLLIGWLPFAFTIAMNGLEVGIAFIQAYIFTVLTCVYLGDAFHLHGHDDHAH, from the coding sequence GTGGAAGAAAGTCCGCTTCATCCGTTTGAATTGCATAACTACATTCCTCTCTCTGTTGGTGGGATCGATATCTCCATTAACAAAGCGGTCATCATCATGTGGGTCGTGGTGGCTCTGGTCGCGTTTTTGATGCTCAAGGCAGGGGCGGCGCGGCAGCTAGTGCCGGGCAAATTGCAGAGCCTGGCGGAGATGCTGGTGGATTTCATCCGGGGCATCATCCTGGATACGATGGGGAAGGACGGGATGCGGTTTTTCCCGCTCATCGCCACGTTGTTCCTCTTTATTCTTTTCTGTAATCTCATCGGGATGATTCCCGGTTCCTATACGGTCACGAGTCAGATCGTCGTGACGGCGGTGTTTGCCTGTGTGGTGTACGGGCTGAGTCTCGTCATGGGGTTTCTGCTGCACGGCGCCAAGTTCTTGGGGATTCTCGTGCCGCCGGGTACGCCGGGATGGCTCTTGCCGTTGATGATTCCTATCGAATTGATCAGCCAGTTAGCCCGGCCGATTTCGTTGGCCGTTCGATTGTTTGCCAACATGACGGCCGGACACGTCATTCTCGGGGTGCTCTTTGGCTTGGCGATCAGCGGCGGGCTGCTTATCGGCTGGTTGCCGTTTGCGTTCACGATTGCGATGAACGGGTTGGAAGTCGGCATTGCGTTTATTCAAGCCTATATTTTTACCGTGTTGACGTGCGTCTATTTGGGCGACGCATTCCATCTGCACGGCCATGATGACCACGCGCATTGA
- the atpE gene encoding ATP synthase F0 subunit C, whose product MDSAAAALLGMGLAAAGFAGAGVGIGYIFGKMIEAVARQPEAEARVGKYMWIGFALVEAIALYGLVIAFIIMGLRK is encoded by the coding sequence ATGGATTCAGCAGCAGCAGCATTGTTGGGTATGGGATTGGCGGCGGCGGGTTTTGCCGGTGCCGGTGTCGGAATCGGGTACATCTTCGGCAAGATGATTGAAGCCGTGGCCCGCCAGCCTGAAGCGGAAGCTCGCGTCGGTAAGTACATGTGGATCGGGTTCGCGCTCGTGGAAGCCATCGCGCTCTACGGGCTCGTCATCGCGTTCATCATCATGGGGCTTCGCAAGTAA
- the atpF gene encoding F0F1 ATP synthase subunit B produces MPQFESSFFSSLIFWEILSFGILFFVLYKFAFPGILSVLEEREKKIKDSLDQAERHRAESERALKTYEAKLSAAAKEAEAILAAAQERAQRLLDENEQRMSTEAERIKGEATREIDHERRKAVQDIRNQTTELALMVAEKVVQRSLADADHRKFADEALSALSKSHS; encoded by the coding sequence ATGCCGCAGTTTGAATCGAGTTTTTTCTCGTCGCTGATTTTCTGGGAGATTCTGTCCTTCGGGATTCTGTTCTTCGTGCTCTATAAGTTTGCCTTTCCCGGCATCCTGAGCGTCCTCGAAGAACGGGAGAAGAAGATCAAGGACAGCCTCGACCAGGCTGAACGTCACCGCGCAGAGTCTGAGCGTGCGCTGAAGACCTATGAGGCGAAGCTCAGTGCAGCGGCGAAGGAAGCCGAGGCCATTCTGGCGGCGGCTCAGGAGCGGGCACAGCGCCTGCTGGATGAAAACGAACAGCGGATGAGCACGGAGGCGGAGCGCATCAAGGGCGAGGCCACGCGCGAGATCGATCATGAGCGCCGGAAGGCCGTGCAGGACATCCGCAATCAGACCACGGAGTTGGCGCTGATGGTAGCGGAGAAAGTGGTGCAGCGCAGTCTCGCGGATGCCGATCACCGAAAGTTCGCCGACGAAGCGCTCAGCGCCCTCTCGAAGTCTCACTCCTAA
- the larE gene encoding ATP-dependent sacrificial sulfur transferase LarE → MQPHPLEHKLLHLREIIAAMDSVLVAYSGGIDSTFVLKVAHDELGDSAVGLTAISPTFPAIELETATRVAKEIGARHELVHTDQLTIPAFTENDADRCFHCKTDLYQLLGTLRETYASAVIVDGTNLDDLGDDRPGIKAAREWGVRSPLLEAGLTKSDIRRLAKDLGLSNWDKPAAACLSSRIPRGITITREKLSRVEQAEEVLFAEGFRHCRVRDHGEIARIEVGQNELARMLEGERGTRISRRVKELGFRFVTIDLEGYRPGGVSIDPPRPAK, encoded by the coding sequence ATGCAACCTCATCCGCTCGAACACAAGCTTCTGCATCTGCGCGAGATCATTGCGGCCATGGATTCCGTCCTGGTCGCCTATTCAGGCGGGATCGACAGCACATTCGTCCTGAAAGTCGCCCACGACGAACTCGGAGATTCCGCCGTGGGTCTCACGGCCATTTCACCGACCTTCCCAGCGATCGAACTGGAAACAGCCACCCGCGTCGCGAAGGAAATCGGCGCGCGCCATGAGTTGGTGCATACCGACCAGTTGACAATCCCTGCTTTTACCGAGAACGATGCCGATCGCTGTTTTCATTGTAAGACCGACCTCTACCAATTGCTGGGCACGCTGAGAGAAACGTATGCGTCGGCCGTCATCGTGGACGGAACCAATCTCGACGATCTGGGCGATGATCGTCCCGGCATCAAGGCCGCACGCGAATGGGGCGTTCGCAGCCCGCTGCTGGAAGCTGGGCTTACCAAATCAGACATTCGACGGCTTGCGAAAGACTTGGGGCTCTCGAACTGGGACAAACCAGCTGCCGCCTGCCTGTCCTCACGCATCCCCAGAGGCATCACGATCACGAGAGAAAAGCTCAGCCGGGTGGAGCAGGCCGAAGAGGTCCTGTTTGCAGAAGGGTTCCGGCACTGCCGTGTGCGCGATCACGGCGAAATCGCCAGAATCGAAGTCGGTCAGAATGAACTGGCTCGAATGCTCGAGGGAGAACGAGGGACGAGAATCAGCCGACGCGTGAAGGAACTCGGCTTTCGGTTTGTGACGATTGACTTGGAAGGGTATCGGCCGGGCGGGGTGAGCATAGACCCACCGCGCCCGGCCAAGTAG